A stretch of Babesia bigemina genome assembly Bbig001, chromosome : V DNA encodes these proteins:
- a CDS encoding -tRNA-specific adenosine deaminase-like protein 3: protein MGDSGGGCVPSDPDLAAEYDVQEVLGEQFTRDLEFLELRAVEIDRCNTQTALKLTEATRKVLLPGNLQYVRMCKPIDQQRLLLIYGRDSEAPFRSEFEQNGIQIHSERTVKVPRHSPSTLEQYHQWSKHWPLKYLKPSVTPLKITKALKDKMLGMIQTALKESRNNQGKAVCIITHNDRIIAKAVDERDANILDHAALLAIRKVAQLQKNDPKRMYNAKRRFTGSHNGSDNAAEPEAEEPADDVEIPDYLCTQCEVYMSHEPCCMCAMALLHSRVASVAFFHPNALIGALGSVHSIHNTRQLNHHFRAFAIKRI from the exons ATGGGGGATTCTGGTGGCGGATGTGTGCCCTCAGACCCCGATTTAGCTGCAGAATACGATGTTCAAGAGGTACTGGGAGAGCAGTTCACGCGCGATCTTGAATTCTTGGAACTCAGGGCTGTAGAAATAGACAGATGCAACACGCAAACTGCGCTGAAGCTTACGGAGGCCACGCGGAAGGTCTTGCTACCAGGGAACTTGCAATATGTGCGAATGTGCAAGCCGATCGACCAACAGCGCCTGTTGCTCATATACGGCAGAGACTCCGAGGCGCCCTTCCGCTCCGAATTCGAGCAGAATGGCATACAAATACATTCCGAACGTACAGTCAAGGTTCCGCGCCACTCCCCCAGTACCCTGGAACAGTATCATCAGTGGTCTAAGCATTGGCCCCTGAAGTACCTAAAACCAAGCGTGACGCCGCTCAAGATCAC CAAGGCACTGAAAGACAAGATGCTGGGCATGATTCAGACCGCCCTTAAAG AGTCCCGCAACAATCAAGGCAAAGCCGTATGCATTATCACGCACAACGATCGCATTATCGCAAAGGCAGTCGATGAACGAGATGCCAACATACTCGACCACGCAGCGCTTCTGGCTATTAGAAAGGTGGCGCAGTTGCAGAAGAATGACCCAAAACGCATGTATAACGCAAAGAGGAGGTTCACGGGGTCACACAATGGAAGCGATAACGCAGCAGAACCAGAGGCGGAGGAGCCTGCGGACGATGTCGAGATTCCGGATTACCTGTGCACACAATGCGAAGTTTACATGAGCCATGAGCCGTGCTGTATGTGCGCAATGGCGCTGTTACACTCCAGGGTGGCGAGCGTGGCGTTCTTCCATCCGAACGCACTCATAGGCGCGCTGGGATCCGTACACAGCATACACAATACCAGACAACTAAACCACCACTTTCGCGCATTTGCCATTAAACGAATATAA